TGCACCCAACGGGCGCTGTTGGGCATGAGCAATCCGACCCGGTTGCCCTTGCCCACGCCGGCTTCGACGAACGCCGCAGCCAAATCGCTTGTGGTCGAATCGAGTTCGCGGTAGCCAATCCGAGACGCGGGATCGATCACCATCGGCGTGTCCCCGTCGTGATCGGCCCGAAGCCGGACCAGCGCGTCGATGGTACTAGGCATCGAAGAGCTTCCTGAGTCGCGGCATGTCGACCTTGCCGCTGGGCATCATCGGTAGGTCGGCGCGCGGCAGGCTGAGGAACCGTTTGGGGATCTTGTACGCGGACAGTTCGGATTTGAGTTGTTCGCTCAACGCTGCGTCGTCGAACGCCGCGGCGTCGTCCGGGCGGACCACCACCGCGGCGACGAGTTGCCCGCGCCGCGCGTCGGGTAGGCCGAAGACGTAGGCCGGCGCCCCGCCGGTGACCTTGGTGATGGCCCTCTCCACCTCGGCCGCCGAGACATTGGCGCCGGCCGTTTTGATCATCGCGCCCAGGCGCCCGACGAAATAGACGAAGCCGTCGGCGTCCGTGCGCACCAAATCGCCGGTGTGCAGCCAGCCGTCGGCGTCGAAGCACTCCTCTCGCGCACGCTTGTAATAGCCCTGCATCACATACGGCCCGCGGATGCAGAGCTCGCCGACCTCACCCACGGCGACGTTTTCCATCGTGTCGGGGTTGATCAGCATCGTCTCGAATCCGGGCGCGGGCTTGCCGAATGACCCGCGCCGCACTTCGGGCTGATCGGATTCGTCGCCGGAGATCAGCACCACACTGCCGGCCTCGGTCATTCCCAGCATGTTGTGCCGCAGTTCCGGGTCGGCCGGCCTGGTGTCGGGGGCCATGATCGGGTAGAGGTTGCCGCGCCGCATCGACGACAGATCACGCCCGGGGTAGCTCGGGTGATCAACCAGATGAGCGATGCCGGCCGCGAATCCATTGGTCATCGTCGGCTTTTCGGTTTCCAGCAAGTCAAGCGTCGCCCCCGCGTCGACGGCGTTGGAGCACACCAAGGTCGAACCGGCCACCAAGGTGGCAAGCAGTCCGAACGCGAATCCGCCGATCCAGAAGAACGGCGAATTACAGAACAGTTTATCCGCCGCGGTCAATCCGCGAATCATGTTGAGGTTCTTCTGATGTCCGAGCAGCCCGGCATGGGTGTGCACCACGCCCTTGGGAGCACTGGTCGATCCCGACGTGTAGACGATCGCCAGCGGATCGCGGCCGTAGACGTCGGCCTCCATCGCCCGCAGCAGCTCGGGGTCGACGGTGCCGGCCCGTCGGCACACCGGCTCCTGGGCAGTCGCGACGTGGCGCAGTTGTGGGGCGGCGGGTGAAAACAACCGGGAATCGAGATCGGCGTCCGAGAGGACCTCGGCCAATCGTTGCACATAGTCGTGGGAGCGAAAAGACGGCGCGGTCAACAGTATTTCGACATCGCTGTCGACCAGCTGCTCGCGCATCTCGCGAGCTGTGACGAAGGTCGAGAACGGCACCACCACGGCGCCGATCCGGGCGGCGGCCAGCATCGCGACCACGAAGTCGGTGCCGTTGGGGTAGAGCAGTCCGACATGTGTCCCCTTGCCCGCGCCGAGGGCGATCAGTCCGCGAGCAAGCTCCGCCGACGCGACGTCGGCTTCGGCGTAGCTGATCCGCTCTGCGTCGCACACCAGAAGCGGGTGTTTGTCGCGCGCGCGGGCTTGCTGCCGCAGGACGTCGGCGACCGTCGAATCACCGGGCATGGTCGCGCTGCGCCACGGATTCGTGGAAAAACCGCCGGATCTCGCTCAGGTCGGCTTTACCCGACGGGGTGCGCGGAATCGCGCCGACGATTGCGATCTCGGTGGGAATCTCGTAGCGGGCCAACCGCGTTCGCAGATAGTCCACCAACGCCTCGGTGTCGGTGGCGGGGGAGTCGCGCAGTTCCACCATCGCGACCGGCGTCTCGCCGAGGCGGGTGTCGGGCCGCCCGATCACGGCCGCGCCCGCCACCGCCGGGTGGCCCTCCAGCGCCACGCGGACGTCGTCGGGCATCACCTTGAAGCCGCCGCGGATGATCGCCTGATCGGCCCGCCCGACGATCCAGAGGAAGCCGTCGGCGTCGATGCGCGCCAAATCCGTGGTCCGCATCCACTGCACCGAACGCCCCAGCTGTCCCGGCTTGACCTCCAGCAGTCCGACCTGGTCGGCTCCCAGCGGTGTGCCGGCTTCGTCGACCACCCGCAGCTGGGTGCCCGGGTTGGCCCGCCCGACGCTACCGCGTTTGGTGGCCCAATGGTTCCGGTAGTCGGCCAGGGTCCAGCCGGCCACACCGCCACCGAATTCTGTTGCGGCGTAGGAAGTTAAAACGGGTATGCCGTATTTTTCGGTGAAGGCGTCGGCGTCGTCGGCTGACAGCGGGGCGGTGCCACAGGTGACCGCGCGAATGCTGTCCAGATCGGTGCGCGACAGCTCGGAATGCAACACCGTCCGCAACGCGGCCGGCACCAGCGACACCGCGCGTGGCCGGTGCGTGCGCACCGCCTGCGCCCATGCGTTGAGCTCGAAGCGTTCCAGCAGCACAAAGGATCTCGCTTCGGTGACGCATTGCAGTACCCGGAACACTCCACCGATGTGTACCAGCGGTGAATTCATGATCGCGACGCCGCGGCGCAGTTCCTGCGGCGCCGGCGCGCGATCGGGGTCTGGACCCATCACGCTGCGCGCCAGCATGTCGTAGCTGAGGTCGATTCGCTTGGGCGGACCCGTGGTTCCGCTGGTCAGCATCCGCACCGCGATTTGTGTTGCGGCAGTGCGCCCGTCGTGGGGCCCTACCGATTCGCCGGGCTCTGCGAGGCGGCCGGAGACCGGCATGGTCGGCGTGCCGGGGGCGACCAGTGTGGCCAGGTCGTCGGGCTCGCCGACCACGAGGGGCAGTTGGAGTGCGGCGATATCGGCTCGGGTGCGCTCGTCGCCGCGTGACGGATTGATGGTGACCACGGTGCCACCACCGAGCAGCACACCGAGGAACGCCGCCACCTGGCCCGGCCGGTTGCGCAGCAGCATCCCGATCGCAGGGTTGTCACTGTGTTCGGCCGTCACCGACGCCATCCGCCGCGCCGCCTCGCCGATCTGGCCCCACGACAGCCATCGACCGTCGTACTCGATCGCGGGTGCGCTCGGCTGCAGATCCAGCACGGCGGCGATGCGTTGACTCAACCGATGATCGCCCATCAGCGAATCTTTGGATCGCTGCGGGCGGTCTTGCCGCCGGCTTTCTGCTGCGCCGCCAATTCGGCGGTGCCCAGCGGGTTGCCGAGCCGGGTGTAGATCAATCCCTGCTCCAAGGCGGCGCGGTAAGGCCTGTCCAGCGATTCCCAGATCGCCTTGACGGTGCCCTGCGTCGCCGACGGCGGCTTGGCCGCGATGGCCGCGGCGATCTCGTGGGCTCGGCTCCAGAGCTGGTCGGTCGCGACGACCTCGGACACCAGGCCGATCCGCAACGCGGTGTCGGCGCCGACCCGTTCGTCGTTGCCCATCAATGCGATTCGCAGCGTCTCGCCCAGGCCGATGCGGCGCATCAGCCCGATCGGCTCCAATGCGCAGACCAGGCCGGCCGAGACGTGCGAGTCGAAAAACGTGGCCTCGGTGGAGCAGATGACCACATCGGATTCGTTGATGAAGTAGAACGCACCTGCCGTGCACATGCCCTGGACGGCGCACACCACCGGCTTCCACAACTTCTGCCACTTGGGGCTGAGCAGTTCGCCGGGATCCTCATGATTCCATACGTTTTCGGGTTGCCCGTACGGCGTCTTGATGTCCAGCCCCGCGCTGAAGGCCCGGCTGCCGGCGGCCCGCAGCACCACCGCGTGCACCGATTCGTCGAGTTTGACGGTGCGCCAGGCTTGCGCCATCTCCTCACACATTGTGCGGTTGAACGCATTCAGCTGATCGGGGCGATTCAGCGTGATGGTCGCGACGTGGTCGCTCGCGTCGACGTCGAGGAGAATGGTTTCGAAACGTGAGGTACTCAACGGCACTGCCAATTTGGTTTGCGTTTTTCCATAAAGGCTTTGGGGCCTTCGGCGGCGTCTTCGGTCCGCAACACCCGCTCGCGGAAGGTTTCGGCCATGATCTCGGCCTCGTGCAGCGGCACGTTCAGGCCCTTCAGGATCGCCAGCCGGGTTCCCCGAACCGCCAGTGGCGCATTGGAGTTGACGATATCGGCGATCTCACGGGCCCGGTCCAGCAGCTGGTCGTGCTCGACGACCTCACTGATCAATCCCAGCTCGTAGGCGCGCCCGGCGCTCATCCGCTCGTGCTTGCCCATCAAGGCCATTCGCAGGGCGATCGTGCGGGGCAGCACCCGGGAGATCCGCACCAATTCACGGCCGGCCACCAGCCCGATGCTGACGTGCGGATCGAAAAACGTCGCCTGTTCGGATGCGATGACAATGTCTGTCGTGGTGACCCAATCCATGCCCGCGCCACAACAGATTCCGTTCACCGCGGTGATCACCGGCTTGGCCATCGTGCGGAACGGTGGAGTGCCCTCCTGCGGGGCCTCCCATTGGTCGTAGGTGGACAGATACGGCCGCTCGTAAATCACCTTGCCGTCTTCGGGAATCTCCGTGACGTCCGCGCCGCTGCAGAACGCGCGACCGGTGCCCGTCACGATGGTCAGCCAGACGTTGTCGTCGTTTTCGGCCTCGTGGTAGGCGGCCCGCAGCTCGGAGACCATGTGCGGGCTCAGCGCGTTGAGCGCCTCCGGCCGGTTGAGTGTGATCGTGGCGGTGTGCCCGTCGACCTCGTATTTGATGGTGTCGAACGAGTCAGCAGGCATGGTGTTCCCTTCGTACCGGTGTGACCGAAAGCCTAGTTGGTCAGCGTCCATCGAATTTCGGCGTGCGTCGTTGCCGAAAGGCTTCCAAGCCTTCTTTGAAATCGCTTGTCCGACAGGACAGTTCCAGGTTGAACAGCTCCTGTGTCATGGACTGGCTCAGCGACGCGTGCTGGCCGTAGTTCAGGGCTTGCTTGGCCAGCCCGAGCGCCACCGTTGGCCCGTTGGCGAGACGCACCAGCAGCTGCTCGACGCTGTCGTCGAGTTCGGCCGGGTCGGCGGCCTGGTGGATCAAGCCCCAGGCGGCCGCGTCGGCTCCGCTCACCTGCTCGCCGAGCAGCAGCATGCGCCGGGCTCGCGCCACCCCGACGAGGCGGGGCAGCAGCCAG
The Mycobacterium sp. 050128 genome window above contains:
- a CDS encoding class I adenylate-forming enzyme family protein → MPGDSTVADVLRQQARARDKHPLLVCDAERISYAEADVASAELARGLIALGAGKGTHVGLLYPNGTDFVVAMLAAARIGAVVVPFSTFVTAREMREQLVDSDVEILLTAPSFRSHDYVQRLAEVLSDADLDSRLFSPAAPQLRHVATAQEPVCRRAGTVDPELLRAMEADVYGRDPLAIVYTSGSTSAPKGVVHTHAGLLGHQKNLNMIRGLTAADKLFCNSPFFWIGGFAFGLLATLVAGSTLVCSNAVDAGATLDLLETEKPTMTNGFAAGIAHLVDHPSYPGRDLSSMRRGNLYPIMAPDTRPADPELRHNMLGMTEAGSVVLISGDESDQPEVRRGSFGKPAPGFETMLINPDTMENVAVGEVGELCIRGPYVMQGYYKRAREECFDADGWLHTGDLVRTDADGFVYFVGRLGAMIKTAGANVSAAEVERAITKVTGGAPAYVFGLPDARRGQLVAAVVVRPDDAAAFDDAALSEQLKSELSAYKIPKRFLSLPRADLPMMPSGKVDMPRLRKLFDA
- a CDS encoding class I adenylate-forming enzyme family protein, translating into MGDHRLSQRIAAVLDLQPSAPAIEYDGRWLSWGQIGEAARRMASVTAEHSDNPAIGMLLRNRPGQVAAFLGVLLGGGTVVTINPSRGDERTRADIAALQLPLVVGEPDDLATLVAPGTPTMPVSGRLAEPGESVGPHDGRTAATQIAVRMLTSGTTGPPKRIDLSYDMLARSVMGPDPDRAPAPQELRRGVAIMNSPLVHIGGVFRVLQCVTEARSFVLLERFELNAWAQAVRTHRPRAVSLVPAALRTVLHSELSRTDLDSIRAVTCGTAPLSADDADAFTEKYGIPVLTSYAATEFGGGVAGWTLADYRNHWATKRGSVGRANPGTQLRVVDEAGTPLGADQVGLLEVKPGQLGRSVQWMRTTDLARIDADGFLWIVGRADQAIIRGGFKVMPDDVRVALEGHPAVAGAAVIGRPDTRLGETPVAMVELRDSPATDTEALVDYLRTRLARYEIPTEIAIVGAIPRTPSGKADLSEIRRFFHESVAQRDHAR
- a CDS encoding enoyl-CoA hydratase/isomerase family protein is translated as MPLSTSRFETILLDVDASDHVATITLNRPDQLNAFNRTMCEEMAQAWRTVKLDESVHAVVLRAAGSRAFSAGLDIKTPYGQPENVWNHEDPGELLSPKWQKLWKPVVCAVQGMCTAGAFYFINESDVVICSTEATFFDSHVSAGLVCALEPIGLMRRIGLGETLRIALMGNDERVGADTALRIGLVSEVVATDQLWSRAHEIAAAIAAKPPSATQGTVKAIWESLDRPYRAALEQGLIYTRLGNPLGTAELAAQQKAGGKTARSDPKIR
- a CDS encoding enoyl-CoA hydratase/isomerase family protein, translating into MPADSFDTIKYEVDGHTATITLNRPEALNALSPHMVSELRAAYHEAENDDNVWLTIVTGTGRAFCSGADVTEIPEDGKVIYERPYLSTYDQWEAPQEGTPPFRTMAKPVITAVNGICCGAGMDWVTTTDIVIASEQATFFDPHVSIGLVAGRELVRISRVLPRTIALRMALMGKHERMSAGRAYELGLISEVVEHDQLLDRAREIADIVNSNAPLAVRGTRLAILKGLNVPLHEAEIMAETFRERVLRTEDAAEGPKAFMEKRKPNWQCR